GCAGGCAGTTTTGCCACCAGTCCACCAGAGTATTGGCATCGTATTGAACTCAGTGATGATGCACAATTTAATATTAACTTTTGGTCTGATAAGGATAAGTCAGGCGAGAAAATGTTTAACGCAAAATAATGGCAATCACCTATCTTTGCTGGCAGTGAAGGCTTGGCCCGTTGGGACAAGCTTTGATTGTTGAGCGAGCTGTTTTTATCTGCGGTTTTTTGTAAGATGAGATAACCCCTGTCATTATCCCGCTAGATTTTATTATCAAGGACGTGAACGATGATAAAAAGCTCAACGTTAATAGTGATACTTAGAACTTGTATTTGTTGTGGCATTTGTCTGATTTTACTTGGTATTTATCTACATAACTTTAACCACACTGTTGAAGTGATGGGAGTAAAGGGGATTATTCTCAGCGCCATGTGTGTGGCATTTGGGATGGTGTTGTCATTGCCGACGAAAATGTATTTAACCCTAGTGCTGGTTAATCATGAAAACCATCAACGTGAACTTGAGCAGCAACAAAATGCCAGTCGCAAGTCTCACACCAAAGCGCAGCCCAACGATCCCTAACATCTCCCTTAGCTGTGAATCAAAAGCCATAGCAGAGCGACTTAAACCATAGCAGAGCGGCATAAGCCTTAGCAAAGCGGCATAAACTATCACAGAGCGACTTAAGCCTTAGCAAAGCGCTATAAACCATAGCAAAGCGGCATAAACTTTAGCAAAGCGGTATAAGTCTATTTGTTATTGTTCAGTACAGATCTTCCCACCTCTCAATTAGTTGTTCACTTTTCTAGTAAACCTTTCAGGTGTGCGCTTCGTATCAATAGCATGTTTGAATAATCTCTAGGGTGTGTTTTGTCAGACAATCGCTGCTTATTTGTGTTTACTCAAGACCTTCGCTTACACGACAACGTGGCGCTGAATTCGTTATTGCGTCACGCGCAATCAGTGCAGCATGGTGGTCGCTCAAACCAGCAAACGCCAAGTTTGGCTTTTGCCTATGTGTTTGATGAGCAATGGTTTACACCAAGATGTTACCAGCAGCAATCAATGGGGCCACACAAACTCAGTTTTTTACTGCAATCCTTGGCAGACCTTCAACAACAGCTCAGTGTATTAGGGCACTCATTGCAGTTATATTTTGGTAATCCTGTTGCAGTGGTTACTCAGTTGGCCGAACAAAACCGCATAAATGCGCTAGGTTACAGTAAATCAGTGGGCTGGGATGAAAGGCAATCTTGGCAGCAAATAGGTAAAAACCTGCCAGATGTCACTCTACTTGCACAGTGGAATAATGGTTTGTTCAATCAACAACAAATGACGCCTTATATTGATGCAATGAGCAGCTTCTCGCAGTTTCGCCGTAAAGTTGAAAAGGCGAAGTTAGCAGTGGAGTTACCTTGCGATACCTTCAATGGTATTTCGCCACACCCAATCACTTTAGTTAGCCAATATGAAACCGACTTCAGTCAGTTTCAAGCGCCATCTTCCGTTATATTTTCTGGCGGTGAAAAGGCGGCTAATAAGCATATTGAGCATTATTTTTCGAGTCACTACGCCAGCGACTATAAACAAACTCGTAATGCACTCGATGGCTTTGAACATTCGACTAAATTCAGTCCATTTCTTGCTATCGGTAATGTGTCGGCAAGGGCGTTATGGTCACAGCTAAAGCAATATGAGCGCATACATGGCGCGAATGAGTCTACATACTGGATAGGCTTTGAGCTGCTTTGGCGGGAGTATTTTCATTGGCTTGCTTGGCAACATGGCCCGCAGTTATTTCATTTTAAAGGCCAAGCAACAGTCAAGCCTCTGACGAGTTTTTTCCCTGAGCGATTTAAAAAATGGTGCTTAGGTAATACTCCTTATCCTTTGGTCAACGCTTGCATGAAACAGCTTAATACGACGGGTTACATGTCTAACCGCGGGCGACAGATTGTAGCCAGTTGTTTAGTGAATGAATTAGGCCTTGATTGGCGCTATGGCGCTGCCTATTTTGAGCAACAGTTGATTGATTATGATGTGGCATCTAACTGGGGAAACTGGCAGTACATTGCTGGCGTTGGTGTCGATCCAAGTGGTGGTCGCCATTTCAATATCGAAAAACAAACATCCATGTACGACCCTCAGCATGTTTTTATTCGCCATTGGTTGGGCGAGCAATGGCAGCAAGAGCTAGCGTTAAACTTAGATAGCCTTGATGCTGTCGATTGGCCACAAGAACATCAGGAGGCTGGCTAATGCCTATAGCGGTTGTGTGGCTTAAACGAGACTTACGCTTGTCTGATCACGCGCCTTTATTGGAGGCAATTAATTCGGGTTTGCCTGTATTACTTTTATATTGTTTTGAGCCCATAGTCGTTAACGACAAACACACTTCCGCTCGCCACTTACAGTTTATTAAGCAATCCTTGCAGGATATCGAGCACCGAGTCCCTCAAGGTGCGTTACGTTGCAGCCTTGATAACGTGACAGAAACCTTAACAGACTTACATCAGCAATTTGGTATATCGGCGTTATATTCACATCAAGAGGTGGGGCTTAATAGTACCTTTGAACGTGACATCGAAGTAGGGCAGTGGTGTGAGATTCAAGGCATTGATTGGCATGAAACACCCTATGCGGCAGTGATACGAGGTTTATCTGATAGGCAAAATTGGGACAAGCACTGGCAAAAGGTCATGCGTGCGCCCTTGGTAAATATTGATTTATCGGTAATTGATTGGCTGATTGATGATGAAGCGAAAGGTTCATTGAGTCGATGTGCTGCCTCGCTGCCCAACGCTATAGGCACATTTCAATATGGTGGCGAACAATCAGCTTGGCAAACGCTAACGTCGTTTTTTGAAGGGCGTGGCCAATCTTATGCCTACTCATTATCGAGCCCACTGTTAAGCCAAACCCACTGTTCACGCCTGTCGGCATATTTGGCGTGGGGCAATATAAGTTTGCGTCAGGTATACCAGCAACTTTTACAACACTGGAACACCAAAGGCTGGCGACGCAGTCTGGTGGCGTTAAGCTCAAGGCTGCACTGGCATTGCCATTTTATCCAAAAGTTTGAAAGTGAATCAGCAATGGAGTTTAGACCGGTCAATCGTGGCTACATTGATTTACCACGAGCCGAAGGGGTCGCTGCTATGCTCAAGTTAGAGGCTTGGAAAACCGGTAAAACAGGTATTCCTATGGTGGATGCGTGTATGCGATGTTTAATTCATACGGGCTATATCAACTTTAGAATGCGTGCCATGTTAGTGAGTTTTCTGACCCATCATTTACAGCTTGATTGGCGTTTAGGTGTGCAGCATCTTGCCCAGCTGTTTTTAGACTTTGAGCCAGGGATCCATTACAGCCAATTCCAAATGCAAGCTGGGGTTACTGGCATCAATACCATTCGGATTTATAACCCTGTAAAGCAAGGTATCGAAAAAGATTCTGATGGCGAGTTTGTCAAAAAGTGGTTACCTGAACTGGCAGATATTCCAGCTCCTTTAGTGCATTCACCTTGGATGTTGTCACCAATGGAGCAAATGATGCATCAAGTGCAACTCGGTATTGAATACCCTGAGCCAATCGTCGACCTAAGCCAAAGCTATAAAGCTGCGCAAAGCCTATTGTGGCAATGGCGCAGCCGACCTCAAGTCAAGCAAGAGGCCCAACGCTTGTTGCAGCGACATGTTAGGCAGGACTGATGAGAAAATCACAAGGGATAAAAAGAACCTTACCAAACAAAATATGTCTAGTGTGCCAGCGACCATTTAGTTGGCGTAAAAAATGGAAGCGGGATTGGCCTAATGTGAAGTACTGCTCTAAGCGCTGTGCGGGTGAAAGACGATAAGTCATTGTAAGCTCAGCGAAAACCGTACACTTGAATACAACACTTACTAAGGCTGAATTAGCTAATAAGCCATTAGTTAAAAGGGAAACGTCATGAAAACAGCCAATCGATTACGACTGATTTTAGGCGATCAACTTAATGCGTCACACTCTTGGTTTCGTCAGACCTGTCCAGAGACTTTATATGTTATTGCTGAGCTAAAACAAGAAACAAACTACACCCGTCATCATGGGCAAAAGGTATGTGCTTTTTTTGCGGCAATGGCCGCCTTTGCTAAGGCATTGCAGCAAGCTGGGCATCGTGTGTGCTATTTAACGTTAGATGACACTGCGTCATTTACAGATTTACCTGAATTATTTCATAGCCTGATTGAGCAATACCAAGTTACGCAGTTTGAGTATCAGTTGCCTGATGAGTATCGCCTGCGAGAGCAGTTAGCGAATGACATGAATTTCAACACAGGCGTTACGACTCAAGCCTACGAAACTGAACACTTTTATTTGTCTGATTCAGAGCTCAATGAGTACTTCAAAGCGGGTAAGAAACACCGTTTAGAGCACTTTTATCGCAAGATGCGTAAACGCGTTAATTTACTGATGGATGGAGACAATCCAGAAGGTGGGCAATGGAACTATGATGCTGAAAACAGGAAAAAGTTAACTCCTGCCGACTTTGAACATGTACCCGAAGCGTTAGTCTTTAGTCATGATGTTAGCGAAATAATTGCACGGCTAAAACGCCATGACATTCACACCATAGGTAAAATGTCACAGACCTTGCTTTGGCCAGTAACACGTCAGGAGGCACAGGATTTATTAGTGTATTTTTGTCGCGTTTGTTTAGTGCGTTTTGGCCAATTTCAAGATGCGATGACAGGCCAACTTGATACCTTGCTTTCTCAGCGACAATGGAGTCTATACCACTCTCGGTTATCCTTTGCCATTAATAGCAAAATGCTCAGTCCACAACATGTGGTCGACACCGCGATTGCATCTTATCGCCAAGCAGAGGGTGCCATCTCAATAGCTCAAATTGAAGGGTTTGTTCGTCAAATTTTAGGTTGGCGTGAATTTGTCCGTGGCGTGTATTGGGCCAATATGCCCGAGTATCAACAGTTAAACCATTTAGATGCTACCCAAGCTTTGCCTAGTTGGTTTTGGGACGCTAATACCAAGATGAATTGTCAACATCATGCCATTAAACAATCCCTCGATTATGCCTATGCTCATCATATTCAGCGTTTAATGGTCACGGGTAACTTTTGCCTGATTGCTGGCATTCATCCGGATGAAGTAGACCAGTGGTATTTAGGTATTTATATTGATGCGATTGAGTGGGTTGAAATGCCCAATACCCGAGGGATGAGCCAGTTTGCTGATGGTGGCATTGTTGGCTCAAAAGCCTATGCCGCTAGCGGTAACTATATTAAAAAAATGAGCGACTATTGCACAGACTGCCACTACAAGGTGAATCAAATTGACACAGAGGATGCGTGCCCGCTGAACTCGATGTATTGGCACTTTATGGATAAGCATCAACACAGTTTTAATGCCAACCCTCGCACTAGAATGGTGTATGCCAATTGGCTTAAAAAACCAGAAGCAGATAGGGCTCGTATACTTAAGCATGCCCACGGGTTATTAGCCAATTTAGATAATATCTAATGCTCAGTCTCAGTCTAATGCTCAGTCTCAATCTCAATCTCAGTCTCGACACATTGGCACCGAGAACTTTTACTTTAAATCAGGGCTAAGTCTCGCTTGGATTTATTTTACAACTTACAGGAAACGTCACCATATTATGGCAATTAAGCATTTCAGTTCAGCAGACATTAATGGCTTTGCAGATCGTCAACGAGCAAGGTTTATTAATAGCTTATCAGGGTTTAAAAGTGCCAATTTAGTGGCAACAATTGACGAGCAAGGCATCACTAATTTGGCGATGATAAGCTCGGTGTTTCACATTGGCGCATCACCTGCCTTAGTCGGTATGATCATTCGCCCAACCGCTGTGCAGCCTCCAGTAAAAAACACCCTCAAAAAAGCGAACATCAACGACGCTGATAATAAAGCTGTTCCCCGAAATACCTTAGCCAATATCAAACGCACTGGGGTTTACACCATCAACCACGTATCGGCAGATATTTATCAGCAGGCACACCAAACTTCGGCTAGGTACGATGATGCTATTTCAGAGTTTGATGCAGTAGGGCTTACAGAAACCTATATTGATGGAGTTGCTGCGCCATTTGTTCAACAAAGCCAGCTAAAGTTTTCGCTGTCAGTGCGGGAGATTACGCCGTTAACTATCAACAATACGATATTGGTGATTGGCGAAGTCAGCCATGTATTAGTGGATAACATTGCAGTGAAAGATGATGGTTATATTGATATCGAGTCGATAAATACCGCAGCAGTGTCGGGGCTTGATAGTTATCATACGACGACCAGATTA
This window of the Shewanella goraebulensis genome carries:
- a CDS encoding DASH family cryptochrome produces the protein MSDNRCLFVFTQDLRLHDNVALNSLLRHAQSVQHGGRSNQQTPSLAFAYVFDEQWFTPRCYQQQSMGPHKLSFLLQSLADLQQQLSVLGHSLQLYFGNPVAVVTQLAEQNRINALGYSKSVGWDERQSWQQIGKNLPDVTLLAQWNNGLFNQQQMTPYIDAMSSFSQFRRKVEKAKLAVELPCDTFNGISPHPITLVSQYETDFSQFQAPSSVIFSGGEKAANKHIEHYFSSHYASDYKQTRNALDGFEHSTKFSPFLAIGNVSARALWSQLKQYERIHGANESTYWIGFELLWREYFHWLAWQHGPQLFHFKGQATVKPLTSFFPERFKKWCLGNTPYPLVNACMKQLNTTGYMSNRGRQIVASCLVNELGLDWRYGAAYFEQQLIDYDVASNWGNWQYIAGVGVDPSGGRHFNIEKQTSMYDPQHVFIRHWLGEQWQQELALNLDSLDAVDWPQEHQEAG
- a CDS encoding FAD-binding domain-containing protein encodes the protein MPIAVVWLKRDLRLSDHAPLLEAINSGLPVLLLYCFEPIVVNDKHTSARHLQFIKQSLQDIEHRVPQGALRCSLDNVTETLTDLHQQFGISALYSHQEVGLNSTFERDIEVGQWCEIQGIDWHETPYAAVIRGLSDRQNWDKHWQKVMRAPLVNIDLSVIDWLIDDEAKGSLSRCAASLPNAIGTFQYGGEQSAWQTLTSFFEGRGQSYAYSLSSPLLSQTHCSRLSAYLAWGNISLRQVYQQLLQHWNTKGWRRSLVALSSRLHWHCHFIQKFESESAMEFRPVNRGYIDLPRAEGVAAMLKLEAWKTGKTGIPMVDACMRCLIHTGYINFRMRAMLVSFLTHHLQLDWRLGVQHLAQLFLDFEPGIHYSQFQMQAGVTGINTIRIYNPVKQGIEKDSDGEFVKKWLPELADIPAPLVHSPWMLSPMEQMMHQVQLGIEYPEPIVDLSQSYKAAQSLLWQWRSRPQVKQEAQRLLQRHVRQD
- a CDS encoding DUF2256 domain-containing protein; translated protein: MRKSQGIKRTLPNKICLVCQRPFSWRKKWKRDWPNVKYCSKRCAGERR
- a CDS encoding cryptochrome/photolyase family protein; its protein translation is MKTANRLRLILGDQLNASHSWFRQTCPETLYVIAELKQETNYTRHHGQKVCAFFAAMAAFAKALQQAGHRVCYLTLDDTASFTDLPELFHSLIEQYQVTQFEYQLPDEYRLREQLANDMNFNTGVTTQAYETEHFYLSDSELNEYFKAGKKHRLEHFYRKMRKRVNLLMDGDNPEGGQWNYDAENRKKLTPADFEHVPEALVFSHDVSEIIARLKRHDIHTIGKMSQTLLWPVTRQEAQDLLVYFCRVCLVRFGQFQDAMTGQLDTLLSQRQWSLYHSRLSFAINSKMLSPQHVVDTAIASYRQAEGAISIAQIEGFVRQILGWREFVRGVYWANMPEYQQLNHLDATQALPSWFWDANTKMNCQHHAIKQSLDYAYAHHIQRLMVTGNFCLIAGIHPDEVDQWYLGIYIDAIEWVEMPNTRGMSQFADGGIVGSKAYAASGNYIKKMSDYCTDCHYKVNQIDTEDACPLNSMYWHFMDKHQHSFNANPRTRMVYANWLKKPEADRARILKHAHGLLANLDNI
- a CDS encoding flavin reductase family protein yields the protein MAIKHFSSADINGFADRQRARFINSLSGFKSANLVATIDEQGITNLAMISSVFHIGASPALVGMIIRPTAVQPPVKNTLKKANINDADNKAVPRNTLANIKRTGVYTINHVSADIYQQAHQTSARYDDAISEFDAVGLTETYIDGVAAPFVQQSQLKFSLSVREITPLTINNTILVIGEVSHVLVDNIAVKDDGYIDIESINTAAVSGLDSYHTTTRLSRLSYAKVDRPVQALDI